Below is a genomic region from Mycolicibacter hiberniae.
CCCAGGTTCGACAGCGGCATACCCCGGTACCAGTTGAGCCCGCCGGTCAGCGCACCCGGTTCGGTCATGGCCCGCACATCCCGCTGCGCCGCGTCGGTGGTCTGGCCGCTGCGCCGCAGCGACTTGGCGGCCAGCGCGCCTTGCCGGCGCGTTAGCAGCCACTCCGGAAGCCAGGGCAGCTGGAAAAAGCCCATGTACCACGAAGCCAGCCCCTGACTGCTGGTGACAAACGACTTCAGGAAGGCGGCGGGATGGGGCACCGACACCGGCGACACCGTGGCGAGCCGTTCGGGCAGCTCGGCTGCCACGCCCCACGCGACCGCGGCGCCCCAGTCATGTCCCACCAGGTGCACCCGCTGCGCGCCACTGGCGTCGATCAGCGCCGCGACGTCGGCCACGAGTTCCGACATCCGATAGTCGCGGCGCCGGCGGGGCCGGGCACCGGGCGAGTAGCCGCGCTGGTTGGGCGCCAGGCATCGGTAGCCGGCGGCGGTGAGCCGGTCGATTACGGCGTTCCAGCTGTCGTTTCGCTGCGGGAAGCCGTGCAGCAACACCACGACGGGTCCCTCCGGCGGCCCGGCGTCGCGGACATCGAAGACCAGGCCGTCACGGGTATAGCGATCCATCGGTGAAGCATCCCGCATCTCGTCGCCCAGCGGTACGCGACCCCGGCGCAGGAGAGCCGCATCAACCCCGCGAGTGTCTACCGGTGCAGGGCAGCTCGGACCCGCTCGGTGTCGGCCGCCGTCCAGCCGTCGGGTGGCAGCACTGCCACGAGTCCGTCCAGAACCGTGCCGGAGTAGTTGTGGCCGTGCCCCGCGGGCATCTGCTCGCCGTGAAACAGGTCCGCGCTGACCTGCCAGAACGTCACCACCGGATACCAGCGCATCGAGGCGGTGCGGTCCGGGCCGGGTGGTTCGGTCAGCCAGTCGGGCCGCGCGAACAGCAGATCCGGTGTCCACCAGACCACCGGGTCGGAGGCGTGCTGAAGGAACAGCACGCGGGGGCCGGGCCACTCCGGCGCGGCAGTCTCGGCGATCTCGGTCGGCAGTGTGCCCTGGGCGAAGCGCACCGTGCGGCCGTTGTCGTAACGCGGAAGTACGGCGGTGGTGCCGGGGTCGCGCCGCACCAGCAGGGCATGCCAGAGCGGGCTGGCATGCGGCGGCCCCACCCACAGCACGGCCTCATAGCCCATGTCGGCGATGTCGGGCAGCCACTCGAAGGCGGCCTGCCCGGCCATCGATCCCAGACTCTCGCCGTAGAGCATCAGTTTGGGGCGATGCGCGGCGGGCAGGCTTCGCCAGCGCTCGGCGATGGTCTGCACCAGCAGGCGTCCGGAGTCCATCGACTTGCGCTGATCGGCCAGGAACGAGATCCAACTCGGCAGGTAGGAGTACTGCACACCGACGATTGCGGTGTCGCCGTTGTAGAGCATCTCCACCGCGTCGGCCGCCGCCGGGTTGATCCACCCCGTTCCGGTGGTGGGCACCACCACCAGCACCCGCCGGTCGAAGGCGTGGGTGCGATCCAGCTCGTCGAGCAGCAGCCGCATGCGCGCCTGGTCGTCGGCGGCGCTGTTCAGACCGGCGTACACCCGGATGGGTTCGCGGGCGGGCCGGTGGTTGACCCGGCTGAGCTCGTCGGCGTGCCGTCCCCCGGCGACGAAGGTGCGGCCCTGACTGCCCAGGCTGGCCCAGGACGCCAGCGAATCCGGGCTGCCGGAGCGCCCCGGTTGCTGCGGCTGGAAAGTCCCGGGCACCGTGCCGCGGTCCTCGGGCTGGAACACCGCGCTGGCGCCGGCGAAGAATCCGCGGATCAGCACACCATTGATCAACATGGTCAGCACCACGACGACGATCGCGCTGCCGATGAACATGGCGACTTCGCTGTTCAGGTGCCACCGCCGGATCAACGCCCGGGCCAGCAACCGGCTGGCGT
It encodes:
- a CDS encoding alpha/beta fold hydrolase, with amino-acid sequence MDRYTRDGLVFDVRDAGPPEGPVVVLLHGFPQRNDSWNAVIDRLTAAGYRCLAPNQRGYSPGARPRRRRDYRMSELVADVAALIDASGAQRVHLVGHDWGAAVAWGVAAELPERLATVSPVSVPHPAAFLKSFVTSSQGLASWYMGFFQLPWLPEWLLTRRQGALAAKSLRRSGQTTDAAQRDVRAMTEPGALTGGLNWYRGMPLSNLGDSNQQISVPTMYVWSDHDMALKPKAAHDTARYVDAAYRFEVLEGVSHWIPDTEPDRLADLLLDWFAAHPTD
- a CDS encoding alpha/beta hydrolase; translated protein: MQAPARHPLLVWAWSLLRLNFVGMAFGALFFCLSLTPSLLPRDWLFQGLIGGINAAFGYGLGVLIGATMDRLVLRGANWWPPPRRVLVALKAAVVVGAPAACVVMLVPAAGWQRQVSELLGIQGPGTLGYLRTLGVAIGVAAALVAVVRVLIDASRLLARALIRRWHLNSEVAMFIGSAIVVVVLTMLINGVLIRGFFAGASAVFQPEDRGTVPGTFQPQQPGRSGSPDSLASWASLGSQGRTFVAGGRHADELSRVNHRPAREPIRVYAGLNSAADDQARMRLLLDELDRTHAFDRRVLVVVPTTGTGWINPAAADAVEMLYNGDTAIVGVQYSYLPSWISFLADQRKSMDSGRLLVQTIAERWRSLPAAHRPKLMLYGESLGSMAGQAAFEWLPDIADMGYEAVLWVGPPHASPLWHALLVRRDPGTTAVLPRYDNGRTVRFAQGTLPTEIAETAAPEWPGPRVLFLQHASDPVVWWTPDLLFARPDWLTEPPGPDRTASMRWYPVVTFWQVSADLFHGEQMPAGHGHNYSGTVLDGLVAVLPPDGWTAADTERVRAALHR